The DNA region GGCGCGTCCTAGGGTTCTCGGCGCGTCCTGGGTTCGTCCCGGACAGAGTCAGGCCCAGACGCCGACGCGGTGCCTGCGGTGGCGCCTCCCATGCCGCCGTCGCCGGAGTCGACCGGTTCCGGACGCCGACGATCCGGACCGGTTGGCTCCGGACACCGAGGCTTCCGAGGACGGGGGTGAGTCGGCCAGGGCCTCGTCCGACTCCTTGGCGCGGCCTTCCGGGGCTGCGGGCAGCACGTCGATCCGGCCCATCTGGCCGTGCGAGGAGTGCACCATGTGGTGGCAGTGATAGACGTACTCGCCCGGGTAGTCGCCCCAGGTCATGGCGATCCGGACGGTCTCGCCCGGATGGATCGGGATGGTGTCCTTCAGCCCGGCCTCGGCCGGGCCGACCGGCTTCCCGTCACGGTCCAGCACGCGGAACCGCACCAGATGGGTGTGGAAGGAGTGGGGGGCGTGGAAGACCCCGGCCGGTCGGCGGGTGAGGTGGTTGTGGATCGTCCAGATCTCGCTGGTGCCGACGGTCGTCCGCACGTCGGTTCGGTCCGGGTCGTACTTGCGCCCGTTGATCCTGGTGTCCGGGAAGGTCGTCAGCCAGAACTCCCGGTGCACCGTCGCCTTCGGGATCGGCGGCAGGGTGGCCAGGACGTCCGGTATCCGGCTACGGTCCTCGGCCGTCCGGGTGATGTCGAAGCGCAGCACCTCGGGCCGCTCCGTCTTCAGCGCGGCCGTGTTCTCCAGCACCACCGATTCGCCGACGGGGTAGCGGGCGAAGTCGACGACGATCTCGGCGCGTTCCGCGCCGGCCAGGGTCAGCTCGTCCAACTCCACCGGCCCGGCGAGCAGCCCGCCGTCGGAGGCTATCTGGGTGAACGGCTTGCCGTCGGCGAAGCGCAGCGATATGTGGCGGTTGGGCGAGACGTTGAAGACCCGCAGACGGTACTTGCGCGCCGCCACCTCGAAGTAGGGCCGTTCCTTGCCGTTGACCAGCATGTGCGGGCACTCGTACGGGTCGGTGTAGACCAGCCTGCCGTCCGTCTCGATCCGGGCGTCCCGGATCAGCAGCGGGATGTCGAACTCGCCGTCCGGCAGCGGCAGGCCGCTCTCGTGCGGGTCGCTGAGCAGGTAGGCGCCGGCCAGGCCGCGGTAGACGTTCTCGGCCTCCAGCTGGTGCGCGTGGTCGTGGTACCAGAGAGAGGCGGCCTCCTGTTCGTTGGGATAGCGGTACTCGCGGGTCTCGCCGGGCTTGATGAGGGCCATCGGCAGGCCGTCGTACCGCGACCGGACATGGCCGCCGTGCAGGTGGACGGAAGTGTGCACGCGCAGGTCGTTGGTCTGCTGGACCACCACCTCCCGGCCCTTGACCGCCCGGATGGTCGGACCGGGGAAGCAGTCGCCGTAGGCCCGGACGGTGGTCAGCAGCCCCTTGACGATCTCCACCTCGGTCTCGGCCATCCGCAGCCGGTACAGGTCCGAGGAATCCGTCCGCGACACCGGACTCAGCACCGGGGGCACCCGCATGGCGTGCGCGAAGGGGACGATCCGGGCGGCGCGCCCGCTGGGCCCCGACCTGGCCTGAGCGGCCGGCAGAGCGGCTGGCTCGGTCTGGGCCAGGCTCGGCGTGAGGCCCCATGGGAGGAGGGCCACCGGGCCGCCTATGGTCGCGGCCCTGAGGAGGTCTCGTCGGTTCAGCATCCTCGGTCTCTCTGTCCGGGACCCGGCGGTCGGTGTGCCGCCGGGCAGATGGTCGCCGGCCGTGGTCGCCGGCCGCCCCGCCCAGCGGCTGCCGCGCACATGACGGCGCGGGCCTGGCGGTGGCTGAGTGTGCGGCTCGCGCCGCGCTTGGTAACCGCCCCGCTGGCTCAGTATCAGCGGGCTTCGCGCGCTCTGCATCCTGCTGGTGTCCGGCTGTGCCCGTCGTGGCCTGTCGTGCCCGTCGTGCCCGACACACGTCGGGCACGACGGGGGAAGGCTGGGAATCCTCACCGGTCAGTCAGGTGGTGGCCGGTACGACATTGGTGGCGGCGACCGCGGGGCGGACCGATCTGGCCAGGTCCACGGCATCGCCCTGGGCCCAGATGTGGGTGAAGAAGAGGCGCGGTTCGTCCGTCAGGCCGTGGTTGTGGAGTTCGACGAGTTCGATGCCGCCCCGCCGCAGCACCGCGAGCACCTCCTGGACCTCGGTGGCGACCATGGCGAGGTCGCCGCTGAGCACGGCCCGTCCTCCGCCGAGCGGCTGGAAGTTGAAGGCCGAGGTCGCGCCCAGGCCGGGTGGCAGGACGTGCCCCTCGTCGACGATGGTCTCGCGGCGGACGAAGACGCACGTATGGACGTCCTCGCCGCTGTTGCCCGTGGCCCCCAGTGCGGCGTCGATGCCGGCGGTGTCCAGATCGAGGGGCCGGGGCGGTTCGGGCGGGCGCGGTGCCGGCGTACCGGTGCGGTCGAGCGCGGTCCGTAGCCCGCAGGCCAGTGCCACGGCGTCGTGGCCGTGTGCGCAGACATGGGTCCACCAGACGTCCGGCGACTGCTCCGGCAGGTGTTTGTGGAGGGCGGTCAGGGCGATCCCCTGAGCCTGGAGCGCGTCGGTGAACGCCGGCAGCTCGTCTCCGGTCACCACCAGATCGCCCATCATCAGGGTGCTGCCGTCGTCGTACCGCGCGAAGGAGGCGTGCGAGCCCAGCGCGAGCCCGGGGGTGATGGTGACGCCACGGCTGACCACGTGCAGGTCGTGTCGCGGGAAGGGCGTGTGGTGGTAGGTCCTTCGGATGAGGTTGCCCGGGCGGCCGAGGGCGCGCGCGATGTCGCCCCAGTCCGCCTCGCTGGTGGTCACCGGGTTGGGGGCGGACCCCATGCCGCCGGAACCGTGGGCTGCGGCCGACCTCATGGCCGCATCCCCCGCCAGGCCGGCCAGCACTGGTATCAGCCCGGCCGCCGCCAGCAGCGGTCGTCGGGGCACGGCGGGGGGAACGGGGTTCCCGGGGTTCGCGTCTTCGGTCTTCACCTTTGGTCTCCCAGGATGCCCCGGCCTTCTGGCCGGGGAGGAGTGGGGCGGGGGGCGGGTACGGGAGCCGGTCCCCGCGTCGTGGCCACGGCGGCGCGCGGGTGACGGCTCCCGTCCGGGTCGGCCGCCAGGGTGTGCCGGCGGCCGGACGAACGATCGGATGGGGGAACGATCGGATGGGGGAAAGGCTCGGTTTCGGTCAGGAACCGGGGGACGCCCAGGTGCCCAGGGACATCTCGGCGGTGATGCCCGGGCCGAACCCCGCCATCAGCCCGTGGTGGCCGTCGCGAGCCGACTCCTCGTCGAACATCCGGGCCAGGGCGTCGAGCACGACCGCACTGGCGATGTTGCCGTACTGGGTGAGGGTGGCCCGGCTGAAGCGGAACGCCTCGGGCGGCACCTCCAGGAAGCGGCTCAGGTCGTCCAGGATCCGCGGACCGCCGGCGTGGATGATGTAGAAGTCCAGCGCGCCCGCGTCCCACTGGTGCTGCTCGGCGACCGCGCGCAGGGCAGGGCTGAGGGGCTCCATCGTCCCTGGCACCCGCCTGTCCAGCTGGAAGTGGAATCCGGTGGGGCGGACCGCGTAGGAGATCCACTCCTCGGTGTTCGGGATGAGGTACGAGCCGTTGCGCTCCAACCGGATCCCGGTGCCGCCCTCGCCCCGGACCACGGCGGCGGCGATCCCGTCGCCGAACAGGCCGTTGGAGAGCAGCGACCCCACGCCCAGGTCGGTGGGCTGGTAGCACAGGGAGCAGAACTCGCAGGCCACGATCAGCACGTTGGAGCCCGGATAGGCCGAGCAGAAGTCATGGGCCCGGTTCACCGCCGCGCCGCCGGCCGCACAGCCCAGTTGGGCGATCGGCAGCTGCCGGGTCTCCGGCCGGAAGCCCAGCTTGTTGATCAGCCACGCCGTGAGCGACGGCATCATGAAACCCGTGCACGACACGTAGACGATCAGGTCGATCTGCGACGGCTCCACTTGGGCCGTTTCGAGGGCCCTGACCACCACCGCCGGGACGCGGGCCTTGGACTCGGCCTCGAAGACGGCGCTCCGCTCGTCGAACCCCGGGTGCTTCAGCACCGTGTCGATGGGTTGGATCAGGTGTCGCTTCCGCACCCCGGTGTTCTTGATGAGGCGCAACGCCAGATCGAGCTGGGGATGGTCGTGATGGAGCCTGCGCGCCAGTTCGAGGGTTTCCTCGTTGGTGATGACGTGCTCCGGCACGGCTATCGCCGGCTTGCACAGAACGGCCATGGGACTTCCTCCTGACGGGCGGAGTTCCCGGTGCGACCCTGGCGAGGCGGGGAGTTCAGCACTGGACGGCAACCGCTGCGAGCCGGACGCGTGGAGACGGCACGGCGGCGGGACTCACCGGGCGGGGCCCAACGGCGTGGCGGACGAGCCGGCAGAGCGAGGATTCGGATGCTCGCCGTGCGGGTGGTTGCGCCGGCCGCGAGTTGGTTCGGGCCACGTCAGCCCAATGTACGGAAGGTGGGTCCCGCGCGCACGTCGGCCCGCGCACTCCGAGGTGCGCGGGCCGACGTACGCGGCGATGCCGGAAACGAGGTGGCGGTGGGCGAGCGCCGGAGCGTGCGGCACCGTCACCAGGTGACCGGCAGCCCGAGCGGATAGCGCCAGATCGACGAGGTGTTCCACGCAAGCTCCGCGGCCGGCTTCGCCAGCGCGATCCTGGGGAAGCGCTCCAGCAGGGTCCCGAGGGCGACTTCGAGCTCGGTGATGGCCAGCGGTGCGCCGAGGCAGTGGTGCGCGCCCCAGCCGAAGGTCATGTGGGAGGGGCTGGTCCGCTCCAGGACCAGCTCGTCGGGCCGCTCGAACCTGCGGCCGTCCCGGTTGGCGGTCAGGTAGGAGACGTGCACGATGTCCCCCGCCGGGATCGTCACCCCGCTCAGCTCCACGTCCTCAAGGGCCACCCGGGGGATGCCGACGCCCTTGCGGAAGGGGATGAAGCGCAGCATCTCATGGATCACCTGGGTGAGCATCTCGGGCCGCTCGCGCATGGTGGCGCGCACCTCCGGCCGGGTGAGGATGGTGTACGAGAGGTTGCCGAGCTCGTACGTCGTGGTGTCCTGGCCGGTGATCAGCAGGACCATGGCCATCACGGTGAGTTCCTGCTCGTCGAGGACCTCGTCCCCGTCGCGGGCCGTGGCCAGCGCACTGATCAGGTCGTCACCGGGGTTCCTGCGCCGTTCGGCCGTCAGCTCGGCGAAGTACGCCCGCAGGTCGGCCTTGGCCCGCACCGCGTCCGCCTTGTTGTCCAGGTCCATGTTCATCATCGTCCGGGCGTTGGCGCGCAGCCGTGCGCTGTCGGCCTCGGGGATCTCCAGGACCTCGCAGATCGTGATCAGCGGGAGCGGGTGGGCCAGGTGCTCCATGAGGTCGGCCGGCGGACCCTGGTCCCGCATGCGGTCCAGCAGCTCGTTCACCACGTGCTGGGTACGGTCCCTCATCCGCTCGATGTGGTCGGGTGTGAAGCCCTTGGACACCAGGCTGCGCAGGCGGGCGCTGGCGGGCGGGTCCATGACGTTGATCGCCTCGGCCTGGACGATCGGCTCGGGAGTCATGCGCGGGAAGTCCCGGCCGACGATGGCGTGGCGGCTGAAACGCCGGTCAGTGGTCACCGTGCGCACGTCGTCGTACCCCGTGACGAGCCAAGCCTCCCCCTCGCCGTAGGGGAGGCGGATGCGGCTGACCGGTGCGTCGTTCATGAGCTGTCGGAGCGTCGGGTCGAACTCAAGGGCTTCGGCGAAGTCGAACGGGCAGTTCCGTGCGCTGGAGTCAGAGGACATGCGGACCTCCAGGTCTGGGCCGTGCGGGCCGGATGGGACGGCGGATGATGGACTGAGCACCGGTACCCGTTCGGTCGGCCGCGCACACCGGTGGAGGTGCGGGACCGCCGGTAATTCATTCGGGCTGATCAGCGGCAGGAGCGCCCGGCCCCCGTCCCGCGGTCGCCCCGGCCGCCGCGCGTCGGTCCGCCGCCCGGCTGCTCACGGCCACCGCGAGGCCACGCTGGACGAGCCGGCACCGCCGCCCCCTCGCCGCCTGGACCGACCCACAGGGCGGGGAGGCCGGGTCCTAGGACCGTCCGTCGATCTAGGACGAACGCACGACCCGGTCCCGAGCCGGGCGGCCGATCCGCGGCCAGCCCCGGCGGCGGGATCGTTGGCCCCATGAACGAAGCACCGCACATCGCCCCCGCCCCCGTCGCCCTCGTCACCGGCGCCTCCCGCGGCCTCGGGCTGGCCCTCGCGCACGCCCTCGCCGCCGAGGGCTGGCAGCTGGTGATCACCGCCCGTGGCGCGGCCGAACTGGCCGAGGCCGAGGCGGCCCTGGCCGCCGTGACCAAGGTCGTCGCCCTGCCGGGATCGATCGTCGACGACGACCACCGGGCCCGGCTGGCCGAGGCCGCCGAAGGTCTCGGCGGCGCGAGCCTGCTGGTCAACAACGCCGGTTCGCTCAACGGCGCCGCCGCCCCGGGAGCCGAACCGCTGCCCCGGCTGGCCGACTTCCCGCTGCCGGACCTGCTGGAGCTGTTCGAGGTCAACGCGCTCGCCCCGATCGCCCTCACCCAGCTCGTCCTGCCCCAACTGCGCGCCCGCTCCGGCGCCGTCCTCAACATCAGCTCGGACGCCGCCGTGGAGCCCTACCTCGGCTGGGGCGGCTACGGCGCCAGCAAGGCCGCGCTCGACCAGGCCACCGCCGTACTCGCCAGGGAGGAAGCGGAGTTGAGGGTCTGGGCGGTCGACCCGGGCAACATGCGCACCCGGATGCTGCAGGAGGCCAGCCCGGGCGAGGACATCTCCGGCGAGCCGCTGCCCGAGCAGATCGCGTCCGTGCTGCTCGGCCTGCTGCGCGACCGCACCCACTCCGGCCGCTACCGCGCGGCGGACCTGGCGGCGGCGCCGGCCGCCGACCGGGGTGGGCGATGACGTCCCTGACCGAGCCGGGTCTCGACGTCACCGTCCCGCCCGAACTCTCCGCCCGCGCACCGGCGGAGGCGCGCGCCGGCGCCCGGGACGGCGTGCGGATGCTGGTCGGCCGGCGGGCCAGCGGCGCCGTGGAGCACCGCCGCTTCCCCGAACTGCCGGAGGTGCTGCGCCCGGGGGACCTCCTGGTGGTCAACGACTCGGCCACCCTCCCGGCCGCCCTGCCGGGCCGGTTGCCGGACGGCACCCCGGTCGCGCTGCACCTGTCCTCCGCGCAGCCGGACCAACGGGGAGCCCACCTGGTCGAGTTGCGCCGGGTGGTACCGGGCGCCGCGGCGGCCTACTACCCGCCGCAGGAGTCCCCGGCCCGGCCGGGTCTGCGCGTCGCACTTCCGGCCGACGGCACGGCCGAGCTGGTGCAGCCCTTCACCGCCCGCCTCTGGTGTGCCGAACTCACCCTGCCCGAACCCCTGTTGGGGTACCTGTCACGGCACGGCCGGGCGATCCGGTACGGCTACGTGGACCACGACTGGCCGCTCGAGGCCTACCAGACGGTCTTCGCCAGCGTGCCCGGCAGCAGCGAAATGCCCAGCGCCGCCCGCCCGTTCACACCACGGACGGTGGCCCGGCTGGCCGGTCGGGGCGTGCTGCTCGCACCGGTCACCCTGCACACCGGGGTGGCCTCGCCGGAGGCGCACGAGGCCCCGTACGCCGAGCGCTTCCACGTCCCGGCGACCACCGCCCGGCTGGTCGACCACGTCCGGGCCGGCGGCGGCCGGGTGATCGCCGTCGGCACCACCGTCGTGCGCGCCCTGGAGTCGGCCGTCACGCCGGACGGCACGCTCCAGGAGGCCGACGGCTGGACGGAGTTGGTGATCACCCCGGAGCGCGGGGTGCGCGCGGTGGACGGCCTGCTCACCGGCTGGCACGAGCCGCGCGCCTCCCACCTGCTGATGCTGGCCGCCGTCGCGGGCCGCTCACTGCTGGCGCACTGCTACCGGGAGGCCGTCCACCAGCGGTACCTGTGGCACGAGTTCGGCGACGTCAACCTGCTGCTGCCGGACTGACGGGCCCTCGCGTCAGCCGGTGGCGGTGCGCTCTCGTCCGCGCGGGCCGTCACCGAGCGACTGGTCGCAGGCGCAGGTGAGGCGGAGCGGCGCTCAGGCCAGCAGGGTCCGTGCCACGTGGTGGGTGTCCAGGTACTCCCGGACGGTGGTGATCAGGCCGTTCTGAACGGTGAACACGCCGAGGCAGTGGTTCTCGTACGCGGCGCCGTTGGCCGCCTTGCCGACGACGGTCCACTCGGCCACCGCCTGCGGGCCGTCGGCGAGGACATGGGTGAGGGTGATGGTCGGCAGGCCGTCGGGGGCGAAGAGGGTGCCGACCTGGCCGAGGAAGTCGCCGAAGATCTCCTGCTTGCCGCGCCAGGTGCGGGAGAGCTCGAGGCTGCCCGGGTAGGTCCAGGCGGCGTCCTCGGCGAACAGGGCGATGGCGGCGTCCAGTTCGCCCGCGGCGAGCCGGGTGACGTACTCGGTGACGACGGTGCGGGCGTCGGCCTGCTGCATGGTGGGCTCCTCTGGTCCGTCCGGTCGGGGCTCTCCCGCCGTGGCAACAGGAAAGCCCAGCGGTCCTTCCGGCGGCCAACAACCCCCGGACCGCGCCGACAACCATCCGTTGTTTCATGCGGTCGGGAAGCCCGGCGGCAGCTCCAGCTCGAACCAGACCACCTTGCCGTTCGCGGTCCGGCGGCTGCCCCAGCGGTGCGCCAGCTCGTTGACCAGGTGGATGCCGCGCCCGCCCTCGTCCTCGTTGCGGGCGTGGCGGATCCGGGGCGTGCCGCCCTCCCGGTCGGCGACCTCGACGGTGAGCACCCGGTCGCAGAACAGCCGCAACTGGGTGGGGGATCCGGCGTGCACCAGGGCGTTGGTGATCAGCTCGCTGGTGAGCAGCTCGGCCCAGTCCACGAGCGCGGCCAGGCCCCAAGAGGTCAGCGTCTCGCGGGTGAAGCGGCGTGAGTGGGCGACCATCGCGTGGTCGCCGGTGAGCGGCAGGTTGGCGATCAGGTCGGCGCCCTCCGGGCGGACCTGCGCCATGATCACGGCGATGTCGTCCTCGGCGGTGCGCCCGGTGAGCCGGGTCAGGACGGCGTCGCAGGTCTGCTCCAGCGAGCGGCTCCGGTCGGCGACCGTACGGCAGAGCAGTTGCAGGCCCTCGTCCAGGTCGCGGCCCCGGCGCTCGACCAGGCCGTCCGTGTAGAGGGTCAGGATGGCCTGCTCGGGGAGGGTGAACTCGACGCTCTCGAACTCGACTCCGCCCACGCCGAGCGGTGCGCCGGGCGGCAGGTCGACCAGGTGGGCGTTGCCCTCGGTGTCGGCGACCACGGGCGGCAAGTGGCCGGCGCAGGCGGCGGTGCAGCTGCGGTCCGCCGGGTCGTAGAACACGCAGACGCAGGTGGCGAACTGGCCCTCGCCGAGCGCTGTGGTGGTCTCGTCCAGCCGGTGCAGCACCCGTTCCGGGTTGAGCTCCAGGATCATCAACGTCCGTGCCACAGTCCGTAGTTGGCCCATGGTGGCGGCAGCCCGGATGCCGTGTCCCATCACGTCGCCGACGATCAGCGCGACCCGCCCGGAGGAGAGCGGCACCACGTCGAACCAGTCGCCGCCGACCTCGCTGACCACGCTGCTGGGCAGGTAGCGGTAGGCGAGCTCCAGCCCGAGCGTGCGGTGGATCTCCTGGGGCAGCAGGCTGCGTTGGAGCGTGAGCGCGGTGTCCCGCTCCCGGCGGTAGAGCCGGGCGTTGTCGATCGCCAGCGCGGTGCGGGCGGCCAGCTCCTCGGCCAGCGAACGGTCCGCCGCGCCGAACGGCGCCGGATTGCGGGTGCGGAGGAACTCCGCGCCGCCCAGTACGAGTCCGCGCGCCACCAGCGGCACCATCAGGTACGAGTGGATCCCGGCGGCCAGCCCCGGCTGCACCCGGTCGGGGGAGGCGACGATCCGCCGCAACTCCTTCTCGGTCACCTCGGAGACCAGGATCGACCGCCGGGTGCGCAGGCTCTGCGCGTACACCTCGGCGGACTGCGAGGTCTCGCCGACCTGGTCGGCGGCCGCCGTCATGCTGCCGTCCGGCGCCAACTCGCCGACCGCCACCGCGCGCATCAGCACCGATCCGTCCCTCGGCACCGGGCCGGGCTCCTCACCACCGAGCACCGTGTCCCGCAGGTCCACCGTGACGAAGTCGGCGAAGCGCGGGATCACCACGTCCACCAACTCCTTTGCCGTGCGGTGCAGATCGAGCGTGGTGCCGATCCGGTTGCTGGCCTCGTTCAGCAGACCCAACCGCTGCTGGGCGGCCCAGGCCTCGTCCAGCGCCCGCTGCCGGGCGGCGGCCGCGTCGCGCTCGCGGGTGAACAGCAGCGCGTTGTCGATCGACACCGCCGCCCGCACCGCCAACTCCCCGGCCAGCGCGAGGTCCTCGTCCTCGTACGGGCGCTCGACCAGGGTCCGGTAGAAGCCCGCGACGCCGACCGGACTGCCGCGCGCGATCAGCGGGACGACCATGAACGAGCGCACGTTCTGCTCCCGTACGGCCGCGGTGCGCACCGGGTCGTCGGCGAACCAGGCCATGCCCTCCTCGTCCATCCGCGGCACCAGCACCGGCTTGCGGTGCGCCAGGCTCCACGCGTACGGCGAACCGGGCGGGAAGCGGTGCACCCCGCCCAGCCGGGCGATCGGCGCCATGGTCGAGCCGCGCACCGAATGGAAGGCCATCCGCCGCAGCAGCGCCGAACCGTCCGCCGGGGGCCGCCCCTCGCGCTCGCCCCGGACCAGCTCCTCCAGCACCTCCACCACCACCGTGTCGGCCAGCCGGGGCGTCGCCACCTCGGCCAACTCGTTCGCGGTGCGGTCGAGATCGAGCGTGGTGCCGATCCGGGCGGAGGCCGCGTTGACCAGCGCCAGCCGCTCCTGCGCGGCCTTCGCCTCGCGCAGCGCCTGCTGCCGCGCCAGCACCGTCTGGTGCTGGCGCAGGTACAGCCGGGCGTTGTCGATCGCGACCGCCGCGCGCGAGGCCAGCTCCTCACCGAGGGTGATGTCGGCCTCGGCGAAGGACTCGCGCTCGCCGCGCCGCGAGTACACCACCATGCCCAGCGTGGTGCCGCGCGCCACCAGCGGCGTGATCCGCACCGAGCGCGGCCGGTCGCCCAGGAACGCCCGGCGGCGGCTCTCGCTGATGCCGTCGGCCAGCGGCGGCAGCTCCCAGGACGGCACCACCACCGTCCGCCCGGTGATCAGCGCCCGGGCGTACGGGGAGTCCGGCGGCAGCTCGTACACCGAGTCCACCGGCAGCGACTCGGCCGGATACAGCGGGTCGGCGGTCGACAGCGCCAGGCGGCGCACCAGCTGCCGGGCGTCCGGAGCGGGCGGCTCGACGTTGCGCCCGGCGATCAGCGCCTCCAGCGCGAACACCCCGCTGATGTCCGCGACGCTGGGCACCATCGCGTCGGCCAGCTCGCGGGCGGTCTGCCGCAGGTCCAGTGTGGTGCCGATCGAGGCGGTCGCGTCGACGAGCAGCGACAGCCGCTCCTGCGCCCGGGCCGCCCGAGCCTCGGCGCGGTAGCGCTCCGTCACGTCGATGACCGTCGCGCTCACCCCGAGCACCCGCCCGCCCTGGTCCGCCAGCCGGAAGTACGAGGCGGACAACGCCCGGTCGCGCCGTGGATCCTCCGGCGCGCGGTCCTGCGAACGGAAGTCCACCACCGGCCGGCCGCTCGCCAGCACCTCCCGCATCACCGCCTCGGCCTCGGCGGCGTTGGTCCCCGGCAGCACCTCGGTCAGCCGGTGGCCCAGGTGCGCCTCGGCGGCCAGCCCGTTGGTGAGCGCCAGCGCCTCGTTCAGCCGGACGTAGCGCAGGTCGGTGTCGAAGACGGCCATGCCGACCGGGGACTGGGTGAAGAAGCCGTCCAGCACGGCGAGATCCGCCTGGATCCGGCGCAGCGTCGTCACCTCGGAGGCCACCGCAAGCACCAACGGCGCCCCACCGGGCCCGCGGATGGGATGGGTACGGAACTCCAGGTTCACCAGGTGCCCGTCCCGGTGCCGCACCGGGAACACCCCGGACCACTCCCGGCCCGCCAGGATCTCCGCGAACAGCTCCAGCACCTCGGGCCGCTGCTCGTCCGAGATCAGCAGCTTGGCCGCCTTCGCGCCCACCGCCTCGTCCGCACCGTAGCCGAGCAGTGTCTCCGCGTCGCCGCTCCAGTGCAGGATCCGCCCGTCGGCCTCGACCAGTGCCGTGGCGATCGGCACCATCAGCAGGACGTCCTGCTGAGGCTCCCCCCGGCGCTGTCCGTCGTCGTTCACCATGGCCAGAGAACCGCCCAACCACCCGGGAGCTCGTTCCCACCAGCCCTGCCATCCTCGCACGCGGCCCCCGGCCACCGCTCATCGTGACCCCCGGGCTGCCCGGCAGCACCCATGGCCCCGGACGGTCGCCCGGACAGCCCACCCTCACGGTCGTCGTACCCCACCTGCCACCACGGCCCCGATCCACACCGCACCCCTGGCAAACGAAGTCGACGGGGCTTCCCGCTCCCGCGTGGTAACGCTCCCACGGGCGAGAGGACTTGGGCGGACACCCATCCGGCACTCGGAGGACGCCGCGATCCTCGGAGCAGTGCCGACGGCAACGTCGGCCGCAGCCCGTTCAAGGAGACTCCCGTGCCCGACTTCGGCGGAGGATTCACCGACCTTGACGAAACCACCATCGACCAGCTCGAAGAATCACCGACGATGCCGCTGAGGCCACCGCCGGAGAGGACATCGCACCCGGCGAGTGAACCCCCGTACACCCCGAAACCCGTGGTCCGGGTGAGGCGCCGCTCGACCGGGTGGCCAGGTGCTCTCGGGCCGCTGGCGGCGCTCGGGCTCGGCACGGGAAGTCGGCGGGTCCGACTTCCTGCGTTGGCTCGGTCCGGCTGCGGGGCAGGGGAGTTCCACCCACCCGACCTCCGCACCCGCACGGGCGTTGGACCGGGCGTGTCGCGCGTGGGAAGTCGGCGGGTCCGACTTCCTGTGTTGCCCCGGGGCCAGCGGCCGATGTGGGCCTTTTCGTTGCCGCTCGGGCGTTGAGTGCGCGCTATGCGCGAGAAGTCGGCCGGTCCGACTTCCTGTGCGCTTGTCTCGCCCCTGGGTTTCGGTGTCGGTCCGGCGAGGCAAACGGCGGCGGCGACGACGAGGATGACGTGGCTGGTGCAGTTGCCAGGGGCCGAGCTGCGGCCTCCGGACGGGTGCTGACCAAGGGTAGCCGCGCGCGGGAAGTCGGCGGTCTGACTTCCTGTGCGCTCGGTGTGGCCCCGGAGCATGGGTGGTGCGCTTCGGGTGAATGGTGAGGCGCCGGGGGCGGTGGCCGTGATGGTGCGGTTGGTGCCTGTTGCCGGGGCGCGGGCCGAGGGTTGTGTCGCTGCGCGTGAGAAGTCGGCCGGTCCGACTTCCTGCGCGTTCGGCCCGGCCCCGGGTTACCGGGTGGTGGTGCGGGTTCCGGTGGGGCAGAGGGTGTCCGGTGCCCGGGGTGCGGGCTGAGGGTTGTGGCTGTGCATGGGAAGTCGGCGGGTCCGAATTCTCGTGTGGTCGGGCCGGGGGCGGGTCATCGGGTGGTGGTGTGTTCGGGGGTGGTGCGGGATTCGGCGCTGCGGGCGGCGAGGGCCAGGGCGGCGCCGGCGAGGCAGAGGGCGGCGGCGACCAGGGTGGCGCGGTCGGTGCCGGTGGCGAGGGCGTGGGCTGCGGCCTCGGGGCCGGGGGTGGTGGGGCGGGCGGAGCCGGCGACGGCGACGGTCACGGCGACGCCCAGGGCCGAACCGAGGTAGCGGGAGGTGTTGTTGGCCCCGGAGCCCATGGCGGCCCGGTGAGCCGGGACGCTGCTGACCGCGAGCCGGGCGAGGGCGGCGTTGAGGACG from Kitasatospora cathayae includes:
- a CDS encoding multicopper oxidase family protein: MALLPWGLTPSLAQTEPAALPAAQARSGPSGRAARIVPFAHAMRVPPVLSPVSRTDSSDLYRLRMAETEVEIVKGLLTTVRAYGDCFPGPTIRAVKGREVVVQQTNDLRVHTSVHLHGGHVRSRYDGLPMALIKPGETREYRYPNEQEAASLWYHDHAHQLEAENVYRGLAGAYLLSDPHESGLPLPDGEFDIPLLIRDARIETDGRLVYTDPYECPHMLVNGKERPYFEVAARKYRLRVFNVSPNRHISLRFADGKPFTQIASDGGLLAGPVELDELTLAGAERAEIVVDFARYPVGESVVLENTAALKTERPEVLRFDITRTAEDRSRIPDVLATLPPIPKATVHREFWLTTFPDTRINGRKYDPDRTDVRTTVGTSEIWTIHNHLTRRPAGVFHAPHSFHTHLVRFRVLDRDGKPVGPAEAGLKDTIPIHPGETVRIAMTWGDYPGEYVYHCHHMVHSSHGQMGRIDVLPAAPEGRAKESDEALADSPPSSEASVSGANRSGSSASGTGRLRRRRHGRRHRRHRVGVWA
- a CDS encoding DUF1259 domain-containing protein translates to MKTEDANPGNPVPPAVPRRPLLAAAGLIPVLAGLAGDAAMRSAAAHGSGGMGSAPNPVTTSEADWGDIARALGRPGNLIRRTYHHTPFPRHDLHVVSRGVTITPGLALGSHASFARYDDGSTLMMGDLVVTGDELPAFTDALQAQGIALTALHKHLPEQSPDVWWTHVCAHGHDAVALACGLRTALDRTGTPAPRPPEPPRPLDLDTAGIDAALGATGNSGEDVHTCVFVRRETIVDEGHVLPPGLGATSAFNFQPLGGGRAVLSGDLAMVATEVQEVLAVLRRGGIELVELHNHGLTDEPRLFFTHIWAQGDAVDLARSVRPAVAATNVVPATT
- a CDS encoding type III polyketide synthase; the encoded protein is MAVLCKPAIAVPEHVITNEETLELARRLHHDHPQLDLALRLIKNTGVRKRHLIQPIDTVLKHPGFDERSAVFEAESKARVPAVVVRALETAQVEPSQIDLIVYVSCTGFMMPSLTAWLINKLGFRPETRQLPIAQLGCAAGGAAVNRAHDFCSAYPGSNVLIVACEFCSLCYQPTDLGVGSLLSNGLFGDGIAAAVVRGEGGTGIRLERNGSYLIPNTEEWISYAVRPTGFHFQLDRRVPGTMEPLSPALRAVAEQHQWDAGALDFYIIHAGGPRILDDLSRFLEVPPEAFRFSRATLTQYGNIASAVVLDALARMFDEESARDGHHGLMAGFGPGITAEMSLGTWASPGS
- a CDS encoding cytochrome P450 — protein: MSSDSSARNCPFDFAEALEFDPTLRQLMNDAPVSRIRLPYGEGEAWLVTGYDDVRTVTTDRRFSRHAIVGRDFPRMTPEPIVQAEAINVMDPPASARLRSLVSKGFTPDHIERMRDRTQHVVNELLDRMRDQGPPADLMEHLAHPLPLITICEVLEIPEADSARLRANARTMMNMDLDNKADAVRAKADLRAYFAELTAERRRNPGDDLISALATARDGDEVLDEQELTVMAMVLLITGQDTTTYELGNLSYTILTRPEVRATMRERPEMLTQVIHEMLRFIPFRKGVGIPRVALEDVELSGVTIPAGDIVHVSYLTANRDGRRFERPDELVLERTSPSHMTFGWGAHHCLGAPLAITELEVALGTLLERFPRIALAKPAAELAWNTSSIWRYPLGLPVTW
- a CDS encoding SDR family oxidoreductase produces the protein MNEAPHIAPAPVALVTGASRGLGLALAHALAAEGWQLVITARGAAELAEAEAALAAVTKVVALPGSIVDDDHRARLAEAAEGLGGASLLVNNAGSLNGAAAPGAEPLPRLADFPLPDLLELFEVNALAPIALTQLVLPQLRARSGAVLNISSDAAVEPYLGWGGYGASKAALDQATAVLAREEAELRVWAVDPGNMRTRMLQEASPGEDISGEPLPEQIASVLLGLLRDRTHSGRYRAADLAAAPAADRGGR